One part of the Humulus lupulus chromosome 9, drHumLupu1.1, whole genome shotgun sequence genome encodes these proteins:
- the LOC133801523 gene encoding desiccation-related protein PCC3-06-like: MATKFLTKNVFLNLPTAFPQSPSFKPSQKVSRVCFTSSSRYSKGRSGAVESRAGRVFASSNQDSGLSTDEITKRGEEDIAKAKETAKDFTDSAKAYAEETKGKAEAAADSLGDKAKEASNRAGENAEIAKEKIFGAAESVKEKAEEGNKTLADNAASATESLKGAVESAVDKAKESGQKLKDAIEK; the protein is encoded by the exons ATGGCTACCAAGTTTCTCACCAAAAATGTCTTCCTCAATCTTCCTACTGCTTTCCCACAATCTCCTTCCTTCAAACCATCCCAAAAAGTATCTAGGGTTTGCTTCACCTCTTCGTCCAGATACTCAAAG GGTCGAAGTGGGGCAGTAGAGTCTAGGGCTGGCAGAGTCTTTGCCTCTTCGAACCAAGACTCCGGTCTTAGCACGGACGAGATAACGAAAAGAGGAGAGGAAGACATAGCGAAGGCCAAAGAGACCGCGAAAGACTTTACGGACAGTGCAAAAGCGTATGCggaggagaccaaagggaaggcCGAGGCTGCGGCGGATTCACTGGGCGACAAGGCCAAGGAAGCGTCGAATAGAGCTGGGGAGAATGCCGAGATTGCCAAGGAGAAAATCTTTGGAGCAGCCGAGAGTGTGAAGGAGAAGGCAGAAGAAGGAAACAAGACACTGGCGGACAACGCCGCGAGTGCCACGGAAAGTCTCAAAGGCGCAGTCGAGTCGGCGGTGGACAAGGCCAAGGAGTCTGGGCAGAAGCTTAAGGACGCAATTGAAAAATAG
- the LOC133801524 gene encoding uncharacterized protein LOC133801524 isoform X1 produces the protein MPNSWRILMSLEVLCERHKITLGVADLLRAYYLKAHLNDKGRYQLTTRGKDPPLIISLKSGDKRWKDRYFFVPFVSLGLPADSRIPCSWSPACRLRVEYLWDSRESSGRLKSILAIPEAEREWSDLLSESSLRQSSLWRSVEKLPEGIPLLQSPDNPRVVFIKRSLEVLGYTPNFLTELTTSERLFADVAMSRPFTLPLTGSNALERLRQAKKSSVGSSEADREVVVPPADPPVLTRSQTKKKKKAVQDDSSDPFSDTVALSFPSNAAAYSEIGPHLGEIDKLLWPEDDHRMEQVGTDGSIDTTVSHLFQGLQGVIWLKKKIKSLMATLKEVRSQRNDLRGEVSRLKDSKKESDQLIADLKAQLESKEADVEKLRVTLGQVDDLKAEVASLENRMLVIGLEAEIQCRGVMASEFRDGKADSWDVPKYIADLEELEKMRAEEITRAEELATSFGIMTTNDLVVDD, from the exons ATGCCAAATTCATGGCGGATTTTGATGTCTCTCGAAGTCCTTTGTGAAAGGCACAAGATAACACTTGGGGTGGCTGACTTGTTGAGAGCTTACTACTTGAAGGCACACCTTAATGACAAAGGTAGGTACCAGTTAACAACTAGGGGGAAGGACCCTCCTTTAATTATTAGTTTGAAGAGTGGAGATAAGAGGTGGAAGGACCGTTACTTCTTCGTCCCTTTCGTCTCGTTGGGGTTACCTGCTGATAGTAGGATACCTTGTTCATGGTCTCCTGCAT GTAGGCTTCGAGTTGAGTACCTTTGGGATTCGAGGGAGTCTTCTGGTCGACTTAAGAGTATTCTTGCTATTCCTGAGGCGGAGCGTGAGTGGAGTGATTTGCTGTCTGAATCGAGTCTTCGTCAGAGTTCTTTGTGGCGCTCTGTTGAAAAACTCCCTGAAGGTATTCCTCTTCTACAGAGTCCTGATAATCCTCGTGTTGTGTTTATCAAGAGAAGTTTAGAAGTCTTGGGATATACTCCCAATTTTTTGACTGAATTGACGACAAGTGAGCGGTTGTTTGCAGACGTAGCTATGTCCCGACCCTTTACACTTCCTCTAACCGGTTCCAATGCCTTGGAACGTTTGCGTCAAGCAAAGAAATCGTCCGTTGGGAGCTCAGAAGCTGATAGAGAGGTTGTTGTGCCTCCGGCTGATCCCCCTGTTTTGACGCGGAGTCAgacgaaaaaaaagaagaaggctGTGCAGGATGATTCTTCCGACCCATTTAGCGACACCGTTGCCCTTTCGTTCCCTTCCAATGCTGCGGCCTATAGTGAGATTGGGCCTCACTTAGGAGAGATTGATAAGTTGTTGTGGCCCGAAGATGATCACAGAATGGAGCAGGTTGGTACGGATGGGTCAATTGATACCACTGTTTCTCATTTGTTCCAG GGTTTGCAAGGGGTCATTTGGCTGAAGAAGAAAATCAAGTCCTTAATGGCAACTCTAAAGGAAGTAAGGAGTCAGAGAAATGATCTTCGGGGTGAAGTTAGTCGGCTGAAAGATTCCAAGAAGGAGTCTGATCAACTCATAGCTGATTTGAAGGCTCAACTAGAATCCAAGGAAGCTGATGTCGAGAAGCTGAGAGTGACTCTTGGTCAAGTTGATGATTTGAAAGCCGAGGTTGCTTCGTTGGAGAATCGGATGTTGGTCATTGGGCTGGAGGCTGAGATCCAATGCCGTGGCGTAATGGCTAGTGAGTTTCGGGATGGTAAGGCTGATAGCTGGGATGTTCCCAAATACATTGCTGATCTTGAGGAATTGGAGAAGATGAGGGCTGAAGAGATAACCCGGGCCGAAGAGTTAGCCACTTCTTTTGGCATCATGACTACTAATGATCTGGTTGTGGATGACTGA
- the LOC133801524 gene encoding uncharacterized protein LOC133801524 isoform X2, with product MPNSWRILMSLEVLCERHKITLGVADLLRAYYLKAHLNDKGRYQLTTRGKDPPLIISLKSGDKRWKDRYFFVPFVSLGLPADSRIPCSWSPACRLRVEYLWDSRESSGRLKSILAIPEAEREWSDLLSESSLRQSSLWRSVEKLPEDVAMSRPFTLPLTGSNALERLRQAKKSSVGSSEADREVVVPPADPPVLTRSQTKKKKKAVQDDSSDPFSDTVALSFPSNAAAYSEIGPHLGEIDKLLWPEDDHRMEQVGTDGSIDTTVSHLFQGLQGVIWLKKKIKSLMATLKEVRSQRNDLRGEVSRLKDSKKESDQLIADLKAQLESKEADVEKLRVTLGQVDDLKAEVASLENRMLVIGLEAEIQCRGVMASEFRDGKADSWDVPKYIADLEELEKMRAEEITRAEELATSFGIMTTNDLVVDD from the exons ATGCCAAATTCATGGCGGATTTTGATGTCTCTCGAAGTCCTTTGTGAAAGGCACAAGATAACACTTGGGGTGGCTGACTTGTTGAGAGCTTACTACTTGAAGGCACACCTTAATGACAAAGGTAGGTACCAGTTAACAACTAGGGGGAAGGACCCTCCTTTAATTATTAGTTTGAAGAGTGGAGATAAGAGGTGGAAGGACCGTTACTTCTTCGTCCCTTTCGTCTCGTTGGGGTTACCTGCTGATAGTAGGATACCTTGTTCATGGTCTCCTGCAT GTAGGCTTCGAGTTGAGTACCTTTGGGATTCGAGGGAGTCTTCTGGTCGACTTAAGAGTATTCTTGCTATTCCTGAGGCGGAGCGTGAGTGGAGTGATTTGCTGTCTGAATCGAGTCTTCGTCAGAGTTCTTTGTGGCGCTCTGTTGAAAAACTCCCTGAAG ACGTAGCTATGTCCCGACCCTTTACACTTCCTCTAACCGGTTCCAATGCCTTGGAACGTTTGCGTCAAGCAAAGAAATCGTCCGTTGGGAGCTCAGAAGCTGATAGAGAGGTTGTTGTGCCTCCGGCTGATCCCCCTGTTTTGACGCGGAGTCAgacgaaaaaaaagaagaaggctGTGCAGGATGATTCTTCCGACCCATTTAGCGACACCGTTGCCCTTTCGTTCCCTTCCAATGCTGCGGCCTATAGTGAGATTGGGCCTCACTTAGGAGAGATTGATAAGTTGTTGTGGCCCGAAGATGATCACAGAATGGAGCAGGTTGGTACGGATGGGTCAATTGATACCACTGTTTCTCATTTGTTCCAG GGTTTGCAAGGGGTCATTTGGCTGAAGAAGAAAATCAAGTCCTTAATGGCAACTCTAAAGGAAGTAAGGAGTCAGAGAAATGATCTTCGGGGTGAAGTTAGTCGGCTGAAAGATTCCAAGAAGGAGTCTGATCAACTCATAGCTGATTTGAAGGCTCAACTAGAATCCAAGGAAGCTGATGTCGAGAAGCTGAGAGTGACTCTTGGTCAAGTTGATGATTTGAAAGCCGAGGTTGCTTCGTTGGAGAATCGGATGTTGGTCATTGGGCTGGAGGCTGAGATCCAATGCCGTGGCGTAATGGCTAGTGAGTTTCGGGATGGTAAGGCTGATAGCTGGGATGTTCCCAAATACATTGCTGATCTTGAGGAATTGGAGAAGATGAGGGCTGAAGAGATAACCCGGGCCGAAGAGTTAGCCACTTCTTTTGGCATCATGACTACTAATGATCTGGTTGTGGATGACTGA